A single region of the Lotus japonicus ecotype B-129 chromosome 4, LjGifu_v1.2 genome encodes:
- the LOC130713654 gene encoding beta-1,4-xylosyltransferase IRX14-like, with amino-acid sequence MKFSPLQQQNRRSNSFRGGGPPSSESSGEVTGKSPASAFWLFLHIACCVVSIIIGFRFSRLFFLFLFSSSSTNLNAVPLRRGEEVTGAVSFHSTVDASETPANSTVPAGGSTGSRVVVGRHGIRIRPWPHPNPGEVMKAHRIIERVQAEQRALFGMKNPRTVIAVTPTYVRTFQKLHLTGVMHSLMLVPYDLVWIVVEAGGVTNETASIIAESGLRISHIGFNQRMPISWDARHKLEARMRLHALRIVREEKLDGVVMFADDSNMHSMELFDEIQRLKWVGAVSVGILVHSNTEESSSSQGEEEGPPMPIQGPACNGTSHLVGWHTFNSLQYKGKSAVYIDDRAPVLPRKLEWSGFVLNSRLLWKDHDDKPDWIKDLEALDGDGDYIDSPLVLLKDTSVVEPLGTCGRQVLLWWLRVEARTDSKFPPQWIIDPPLDITVPSKRTPWPDAPPEHPVKEKVLIGTQEQTTKHSTKTRTSRSRHARSKRKHDTKVIGVQVSAHSKSEQN; translated from the exons atgaagtTCTCACCGTTGCAGCAGCAGAATCGCCGGAGCAACagcttcagaggaggaggaccGCCGTCGTCCGAATCCTCCGGCGAAGTCACCGGAAAGTCGCCAGCGTCCGCCTTCTGGCTTTTCCTCCATATCGCCTGCTGCGTCGTCAGCATCATCATCGGATTCCGCTTCTCCCGCCTCTTCTTCTTGTTCCTGTTTTCCTCTTCCTCCACCAACCTCAACGCGGTTCCTCTCCGCCGTGGAGAGGAAGTCACCGGCGCGGTCAGCTTCCATTCCACCGTCGACGCGAGTGAGACTCCGGCTAACAGTACTGTTCCGGCAGGTGGCTCCACCGGCAGTCGTGTGGTCGTGGGGCGTCACGGGATCCGGATCCGGCCGTGGCCGCATCCGAATCCGGGTGAGGTGATGAAGGCTCACCGGATAATTGAGCGAGTTCAGGCGGAGCAGAGGGCGTTGTTTGGAATGAAGAACCCTAGGACGGTGATTGCGGTGACGCCGACTTACGTGCGAACGTTCCAGAAGCTTCACTTGACCGGCGTGATGCACTCGCTGATGCTTGTGCCGTACGATCTGGTGTGGATCGTGGTGGAGGCTGGTGGAGTCACCAATGAGACTGCTTCTATCATTGCTGAGTCAGGGCTCAGAATCAGCCACATTGGCTTCAATCAACGGATGCCGATTTCATGGGATGCTAGGCATAAATTGGAGGCCAGGATGCGGCTTCATGCTCTGAG GattgtgagagaagagaagctGGATGGTGTTGTGATGTTTGCAGATGATAGCAATATGCACAGCATGGAGCTATTTGATGAAATTCAGAGACTGAAATGGGTGGGGGCAGTTTCTGTTGGAATACTAGTTCATTCTAATACAGAAGAATCTTCATCCTCACAGGGTGAGGAGGAGGGCCCGCCGATGCCAATACAAGGTCCTGCTTGTAATGGGACCAGTCATTTGGTTGGGTGGCATACCTTCAATTCGTTACAATATAAAGGAAAGAGTGCTGTTTACATAGATGACCGGGCTCCTGTGCTGCCCAGAAAGCTTGAATGGTCTGGGTTTGTGTTGAATTCCAGGTTGCTTTGGAAGGATCATGATGATAAGCCAGACTGGATTAAGGATCTTGAAGCGTTAGATGGAGATGGTGACTATATAGACAGCCCACTGGTTCTGCTGAAGGATACCTCTGTGGTAGAGCCACTCGGCACTTGTGGACGCCAAGTTTTGCTTTGGTGGCTGAGAGTTGAAGCACGCACAGACAGCAAATTTCCTCCTCA ATGGATAATCGACCCTCCTTTGGATATCACCGTTCCATCAAAACGCACTCCATGGCCAGACGCTCCTCCGGAGCACCCAGTTAAAGAAAAAGTGCTAATTGGCACACAAGAACAGACAACCAAGCATTCTACAAAGACTAGAACTTCCAGATCTAGGCATGCCCGTAGTAAAAGAAAACATGACACCAAAGTGATAGGTGTGCAAGTCTCTGCACATTCTAAATCTGAACAAAACTAA